In Nocardioides nitrophenolicus, the genomic window ACGACCGAGGCCACCACGACGTACGCCGGGCTGCTGGCCGCGGCGCGCGCGACCGGCGCGGCCCTCCAGGCCCGGGGCATCGACCGGTTCGCGCTCGTCGAGCCGGACGCGGGTCGGGTGCTCACGCTGCTCGCCGGGGCCGCGCTGGTCGGCACGGAGCCCTGCCAGTACCAGCCCGACATCGACGCCGGGCAGTTCCGCGAGCAGGCCGCCGCGCTCGGTCACACGCTCGTGGTGTCCCGGCGCACGGACCTCGCCGGCGACGGCCTCGTCGTGCTCGACCCGGCCGAGCTGACCGCGACCGGTCCCGCCACGCCGGCCGAGGAGCAGCCGATCCTGATCCGGACGACCGGCACCACCGGGCTGCCCAAGGCGGCGCGGCACGACTGGTCGGTGCTCGCCCGCACCACCCGCTCCGCGACGCCGCGGCCCGGCCAGCGCTGGCTGCTGGCCTACGGTCCCCAGCAGTTCGCCGGGATCCAGGTGCTCCAGCACGTGCTGGCGATCCAGGGCACCCTGGTCGCACCGTTCCCCCGCCAGCCCCGCGACGGCCTCGACGCGCTGCTGGACCCGCGCCCGGACCGCCGGCCGGACTGCGTGAGCGCGACGCCGACGTACTGGCGCTTCCTGCTCGCCGAGGCGCGCGGTCGCGGTGTCGCGCTGCCGCCGCTCGCGCAGGTGACCCTGGGCGGCGAGGCGAGCTCGCCCGACCTGCTGGAGGAGCTGCGCACCGCGTTCCCGGACGCCCGGATCTCGCAGGTCTACGCCTCCACCGAGTTCGGCTCGATCGCCTCGGTGGGCGACGGCCGGCCGGGGCTCTCGGTCGCCAGCCTGTGGAGCCCGGAGAACCCCGAAGGCCTGCTCCGGGTGGTCGACGGACAGCTGTGGGTGCGCGCCGGCACCGGCATGAGCGGGTACGCCGGGGACCGCTCGGACACGCCGGTCGAGGAGGACGGCTGGGTCCCCACCGGCGACCTCGCCGAGGTCGTCGAGGACCGGGTGCTGTTCCGGGGGCGCGACTCCGAGGTGATCAACGTCGGTGGGGTGAAGGTGCACCCGCTGCCCGTCGAGGAACGGATCTCGGCCCTGCCGGGCGTCTCGATGGCTCGCGTGTTCGGGCGGCCCAACCGCCTCACCGGAGCGATCGTCGCCACCGAGGTGGTGCCCGTGGGCGAGCTCGCGGCCACCGACGCCGAGGCGCTGAAGCGCGAGGTCCGCGCCGCCGTCGCCGACCTGCCTCCGGCCTGGCGCCCGCGCAGCATCGCCCTCGTGGAGGAGCTCGCGACCAAGGGCACCAAGACGCTGCGCGGGATGGCCGCCGCCGAGTCCTGAGCCCGACCGGCCGGTCCGTTCGCCCACCGGCCCGGTCCGGCGTCCGTTATTCTCCGCACGATCGCTGGCCGACCGCGGCCGGCGCCCAAGGCCTGGAGGTCCGTTGCCGTCTGACTTCGCCTACAGCTCCCTGCGACGTCTGGCCTCCGCACCCGGCGCCCGGCACCTCATCCAGCGGGTGCGCGGCGAGCAGGACGAGATCCGGCTGGCCATCGGCCGGCTGGAGAGCCACCTGCTCGACCTGCGCCGTCCGCAGCGGCTGCAGGACGCCGAGTTCAAGGTCTTCTCCCAGTTCGGCGAGGACGGCATCATCCAGCACCTGGTGCGCTCCGTCGACCCGGCGGAGACGACCTTCGTCGAGATCGGGACCGGCGACTACCGCGAGTCCAACACCCGCTTCCTGCTGCAGAACGACAACTGGCGCGGGGTCGTGATCGACGGCGGTGAGGACCACGTCCGCTTCGTCCTGGGCTCCGGGCTGAGCTGGCGCTACGACGTCGAGCCGGTGTCGGCGTTCGTGACCAGGGAGAACGTCAACCAGCTGATCACCGACGCCGGGCTGAGCGGCCGGATCGGCCTGCTGTCCGTCGACGTCGACGGCATCGACTACTGGCTGTGGAACGCGATCGACGTGGTCGACCCCGCCATCGTCGTGGCCGAGTACAACGCCCTCCTCGGGCCCGAGGCCACGATCACCGTGCCCTACGACCCGGCGTTCGTGAACTCCGAGGCCCACTACTCCCAGCTCTACTTCGGCGCCTCGCTCGGTGCCCTGGTCCACCTCGGCGCTCAGCGCGGCTACCGGTTCGTCGGCTGCGCCAGCAACGGCGCGAACGCCTTCTTCGTCCGGGAGGACGTCGCCGGCGACCTGCCCGCGCAGACCGCCGCGAGCGGCTACCGCGAGAGCCGCTTCCTCACCGGCCGCAACCCCGACGGCACGCTGTCGCGCACCCGCAGCGTCGCGGAGCGGCTCACCCTGATCGGCGACCTGCCGGTCGTCGACGTGACCACCGGCACCGAGACCACGGTCGCGGCCGCCGTCGGTGACCGAGGCAGGGCGTGAGGCACCGGCTCCGCGTCCTGCGCGCCCACGTCCTTGCCTGGATCGGCATCCTGCGCCTGGCCCGGGCGCTCTCGCGCGGCCAGGTCGACCAGGTGTGGGTCGGCGAGTCCAATGCCGCCTTCTTCGCCGGCGACCGCTTCCCTCCCCTCGGCGTGGGGAGCACCATCGAGCGCCGCTGGGCCTGGCATCTCGGGCCCCGGCTGATGTACTCCATCGCGCGCGACGGCTTCAAGCCGTCGATGCACCGCGCCGCCCGGCTGCTCGCGCGCGCCGCCCGCGGCCGTGACGTCGTCTGGGTGTTCAGCTTCGGCGAGATCGACATCCGCTGCCACCTCGCGCCCCGCGTGATGGCGGGAGGCGACGTCGACTTCGTGACCGCGTACGCCGACCGGGTCCGTGGCCTGCTCCGCGACCTCGGCCTCGACCGAGGCGTCGTCATGGTCCCGGTCCCGCCCGCCACCCAGCAGTTCGTCCACGAGTCCTTCCCGGTGCGGGGCACCAACGAGGAGCGCCTGGCCACGCACGGGATCCTGCGCGAGCGTCTGGTCGAGGAGCTGGCCGGCTCCGCGCCGTCCCCCCGGCTGCTCCTCCTCGACGCCACCGACGAGCTCTCCGACGCCGACGGCTGGTTCCGCGCCGAACTGCACACCGACGGCGTCCACCCCAACGACGCCGGGCGCGAGGTCGCCCAGGCCGCCCTGCGCCGCCTGCTCGAGCGCACCCCATGAACGAGCGCGTCGAGGCCGTGCGCGGGCTGGCCGTCGGCCCGTTCCGCGTCTCCTACCTCCGCACCGCGGCCGCCCGGCTGAGCATGCACCGCACGGTGCTGGTCGGGCGCCGGTTCCGGATCGTCGGCCGCCGGCGGATCGAGGTCGCCGACGGCGCCCGCCTGCGGCTGGGCGTCAACTACTACGGCTTCCTCACCGGCCACGAGTGGTCGATCATCCGGGTCCGGGGCCGGCTGCGCCTGCTCGGCAACGTCACCGTGGCGACCGGCAACCGCTGGGACGTCGGCCCGGAGTCGACGGTGTCGGTCGGCGCGAGGACCTACTTCTCACCCGACGGCCTGCTGGTGAGCAACAGCGGGATCACCATCGGCTCCGACTGCGCCATCGGCTGGCGGGTGCAGCTGCTCGACGACGACTTCCACCGCCACCTCGCCGAGGGCGAGTCCGAGGAGCGCGGCACCGCGCCCGACATCACGATCGGCGACCGGGTCTGGATCGGCAGCCATGCCCAGATCTACAAGGGCGTGCGGATCGCCGACGGCTGCATCGTCGCCGGCGGCTCCGTGGTGACCTCGTCCATCACCGAGCCCGGCTGCCTGGTCGGCGGCGTGCCGGCCAAGATCATCCGGCGCGGCGTGACCTGGCGCTGACCCGGCGGGGGCCTGATCTGAGCCCAGCGGATCGGGTAGGCCGTCCGGCCAGGCGCCTCCGGCGCCTCCCGGCCCACCCCTCCGCGGCTCGGAGCGAGGGCCCCGCCGTCGGCGCCACCGCACTTCGCATGGCGAATGTCGATCCAGCGCCGACGGCACCCCGACTTCGCCGCGGAGGGGTGGGCCGTCCGGCGCCTGCGGCGCCCGGCCGGACGGCCGGGTGGTCGAGCCGGTGGGCTCAGATCAGGCCCGGCACCAGCTCCTGGATGGCCGCCTGCCCGGCGAGGTCGTCGGCGTGGACGACGGCGACGTCCCAGTAGGTGCGGCCGCGACTGCGCTGGTTGCCCGGTACGTCGAGGACCGCGCCGTGGCGCCCGGCCTCGGCGGTGGTCGTGCGGCCCACGGGCGTGGCGCCGTTGTCCCAGACCGCGACGTCGCGATAGCCGAGCGCCTCGAGCCGGGTCCACACGCTCACCGGGTCGTGACCGGCGATCCG contains:
- a CDS encoding class I adenylate-forming enzyme family protein — protein: MIRLLERAAAAVPDQPAVITTEATTTYAGLLAAARATGAALQARGIDRFALVEPDAGRVLTLLAGAALVGTEPCQYQPDIDAGQFREQAAALGHTLVVSRRTDLAGDGLVVLDPAELTATGPATPAEEQPILIRTTGTTGLPKAARHDWSVLARTTRSATPRPGQRWLLAYGPQQFAGIQVLQHVLAIQGTLVAPFPRQPRDGLDALLDPRPDRRPDCVSATPTYWRFLLAEARGRGVALPPLAQVTLGGEASSPDLLEELRTAFPDARISQVYASTEFGSIASVGDGRPGLSVASLWSPENPEGLLRVVDGQLWVRAGTGMSGYAGDRSDTPVEEDGWVPTGDLAEVVEDRVLFRGRDSEVINVGGVKVHPLPVEERISALPGVSMARVFGRPNRLTGAIVATEVVPVGELAATDAEALKREVRAAVADLPPAWRPRSIALVEELATKGTKTLRGMAAAES
- a CDS encoding acyltransferase; the protein is MNERVEAVRGLAVGPFRVSYLRTAAARLSMHRTVLVGRRFRIVGRRRIEVADGARLRLGVNYYGFLTGHEWSIIRVRGRLRLLGNVTVATGNRWDVGPESTVSVGARTYFSPDGLLVSNSGITIGSDCAIGWRVQLLDDDFHRHLAEGESEERGTAPDITIGDRVWIGSHAQIYKGVRIADGCIVAGGSVVTSSITEPGCLVGGVPAKIIRRGVTWR
- a CDS encoding SGNH/GDSL hydrolase family protein, whose protein sequence is MRHRLRVLRAHVLAWIGILRLARALSRGQVDQVWVGESNAAFFAGDRFPPLGVGSTIERRWAWHLGPRLMYSIARDGFKPSMHRAARLLARAARGRDVVWVFSFGEIDIRCHLAPRVMAGGDVDFVTAYADRVRGLLRDLGLDRGVVMVPVPPATQQFVHESFPVRGTNEERLATHGILRERLVEELAGSAPSPRLLLLDATDELSDADGWFRAELHTDGVHPNDAGREVAQAALRRLLERTP